Part of the Flavobacterium okayamense genome, CTTTTTAACAAAAGCTCTTCAAAGTGAAAATATGGACAGCCCAACTATTTTCACAATTCTAAACATTGGTGTAATTTTGCTTACCACATTTGTTGGGATTTTATTTTTTAAAGAAAAAATGAGCAAGAAAAACTATATAGGAATTTTACTTTCCATTCTTGCTTTGTTTTTAGTTACACATTAAAATGAATATCGAAGAAAATAACGATACATACAAAACCATATTACAACCCTCTGAAGAAGTTTTATTCAAAGACAAAAACAGCAAGTTCTTTGGTTACGCCTATCCAATTTCCTCAGAAGAAGATGTAAAAGAAATTCTATCCGATTTAAGAAAACAGCATCACCAAGCAAGACATTGGTGTTACGCATTTCAATTAGGGACAGAGACAAAACAATACAGAGCAAATGACGATGGAGAACCTAATAACAGTGCTGGAATGCCAATTTATGGTCAACTATTATCTTTCGATGTTACTAATGTTTTAGTAGTTGTGGTGCGTTATTTTGGCGGAGTGAAACTAGGCGTAAGCGGGTTAATTAACGCATATAAAACTGCAGCGCAAATGGCTTTGGAAAATGTTGAGATTATTAAAAGAACAATAGACAAACACTTTCTTGTAAACTTTGATTACAAAAACATGAATAAAGTAATGCGAGTTATCAAAGAAAAAAATATCAAT contains:
- a CDS encoding IMPACT family protein, with protein sequence MNIEENNDTYKTILQPSEEVLFKDKNSKFFGYAYPISSEEDVKEILSDLRKQHHQARHWCYAFQLGTETKQYRANDDGEPNNSAGMPIYGQLLSFDVTNVLVVVVRYFGGVKLGVSGLINAYKTAAQMALENVEIIKRTIDKHFLVNFDYKNMNKVMRVIKEKNINLVNQKMELDCEIEIAIRKKNAEEIFNIFDSLFEVSIKEKEHL